A single window of bacterium DNA harbors:
- a CDS encoding response regulator, with amino-acid sequence MGTRKNGRPLLEEIGANLSCWFWRTGAGGTIDYCSESVYGMLGYRPEELIGQPITAFAAPSECGCLLSQFGKDVAAGEGKTCFNVIFLRKDGTKVSFICRINKITGPGGEVAGFTALSIPSSYFYEQQAEIIHAFRETETNADPEFLKRLYLHLGMTAGADYVLISERDWTRDATMKSLLVDLEEKKFIENTSPLPKFPCEQVLAGKMCGFECGVMDSFNIEPLRVLVRNNSYIGVALKDFEGKVVGILAFFFGNPLKKSPAARLILDFFAERIVFGIERKRSAMALGQSEVKYRKLFEMAPMGIVAIDSRGAIVEANKHALDIIGANGIATVLSSYIGEIFFTPGTDSRLLTVNSDASVKFKKERVEFRIRRFDGETIPVESIGAFSQGDISLLLFQDISERKRVEEERIDMEARLAQMQKMEALGTMAGGVAHDFNNFLMTISGFTEMTLKNQSPGTVNHENLSYVLEASRKARDVVKQILLFTRRISAPKTPIDMANLIRQTLKLVRASMPSTIEIIEDLAKDGECVVFAEPFQIDQIFMNICANARDAMGEVDGMLLVKVGLTRVEGQKAKTLNLPEGSYVKLMIRDTGCGMSADTVARIFEPYYTTKEVGKGSGLGLAVVHGVVKTLSGGIMVQSEPGQGTTFSIYLPYYEVGRFDSSGAEEKASHRTHSVMFVDDDAAIAKLGEQMLASWGYRVSSFTGSVAALETFRATPDSFDLVITDLTMPSLTGKELLKNILDTRPGAKVILCTGYSDIMDIEQAGVLGAKAFLLKPIDWDNLSRLIEEILSDTPKNHF; translated from the coding sequence ATGGGCACAAGAAAAAACGGCCGGCCTCTCCTTGAGGAGATTGGCGCAAACCTCTCCTGCTGGTTCTGGCGCACCGGCGCGGGGGGGACAATAGATTACTGTTCGGAGTCGGTTTACGGGATGCTCGGCTACCGCCCCGAAGAATTGATTGGACAGCCGATAACGGCTTTTGCGGCCCCAAGCGAATGCGGCTGCCTTTTGTCCCAATTCGGCAAGGATGTTGCGGCGGGTGAGGGCAAGACCTGCTTCAACGTCATCTTCCTCAGAAAGGACGGGACCAAGGTCTCGTTCATCTGCAGGATAAACAAAATAACCGGACCCGGCGGAGAGGTCGCGGGCTTTACCGCCCTCTCCATACCTTCGAGCTATTTTTACGAGCAGCAGGCCGAGATAATCCACGCCTTTCGGGAAACGGAAACCAACGCCGACCCGGAGTTCCTTAAGCGCCTCTACCTTCACCTCGGAATGACCGCCGGGGCCGACTACGTGCTCATAAGCGAAAGAGACTGGACCCGCGACGCGACGATGAAATCCCTCCTCGTGGACCTGGAGGAGAAAAAATTCATTGAAAACACGTCACCCTTGCCGAAATTCCCGTGTGAGCAGGTGCTTGCGGGGAAGATGTGCGGTTTCGAGTGCGGGGTTATGGATAGCTTCAACATAGAGCCGCTCCGGGTTCTGGTGAGGAACAATTCGTACATCGGCGTGGCGCTGAAGGATTTTGAAGGGAAGGTGGTCGGCATCCTCGCCTTTTTCTTCGGCAATCCCCTGAAAAAATCCCCCGCGGCGCGGTTGATTCTGGATTTTTTCGCCGAAAGGATCGTTTTCGGCATAGAGCGCAAGCGTTCTGCAATGGCTCTGGGGCAAAGCGAAGTCAAATACAGGAAGCTCTTCGAGATGGCCCCCATGGGGATAGTGGCTATCGACTCGCGGGGAGCGATTGTCGAGGCCAACAAACACGCTCTCGACATAATAGGTGCGAACGGGATAGCCACCGTGCTGTCCAGCTACATCGGCGAGATATTCTTCACCCCCGGCACAGACAGCCGCCTTCTCACCGTAAATAGCGATGCGAGCGTAAAATTCAAAAAAGAGAGAGTGGAATTCAGGATACGAAGATTTGACGGAGAGACCATCCCCGTCGAGTCCATCGGGGCCTTTTCACAGGGGGATATCAGCCTTTTGCTCTTTCAGGACATCTCCGAGCGCAAAAGGGTTGAGGAGGAGCGCATTGACATGGAGGCGCGCCTCGCCCAGATGCAGAAGATGGAGGCCCTGGGGACGATGGCCGGAGGCGTCGCCCACGATTTCAACAATTTCCTGATGACGATCTCCGGCTTTACGGAGATGACCCTTAAAAACCAGTCCCCCGGAACGGTAAACCACGAAAACCTCTCTTACGTCCTCGAAGCCTCCCGGAAGGCCAGAGACGTGGTCAAGCAGATACTTCTCTTCACAAGGAGGATAAGCGCGCCGAAGACCCCGATCGACATGGCGAATCTTATCCGCCAGACCCTCAAGCTGGTTCGGGCCTCGATGCCTTCGACCATAGAGATAATCGAGGACCTGGCCAAAGACGGAGAATGCGTCGTCTTCGCCGAACCTTTTCAGATCGACCAGATATTCATGAACATCTGCGCCAACGCGCGCGACGCCATGGGCGAAGTGGACGGGATGCTCCTGGTGAAGGTCGGGCTGACCCGCGTCGAGGGGCAAAAGGCAAAAACGCTGAATCTGCCCGAGGGGAGCTACGTCAAGCTGATGATACGCGACACCGGGTGCGGGATGTCCGCCGACACCGTGGCGAGGATTTTCGAGCCCTATTACACCACCAAGGAGGTGGGAAAGGGGAGCGGCCTCGGTCTGGCAGTGGTGCACGGAGTGGTCAAGACCCTGAGCGGCGGGATAATGGTCCAAAGCGAACCGGGGCAGGGGACGACCTTCTCCATTTACCTGCCCTACTACGAAGTCGGCAGGTTCGACTCCTCCGGGGCCGAGGAAAAAGCTTCCCACCGAACCCACTCCGTGATGTTCGTGGACGACGACGCCGCGATAGCCAAACTGGGGGAACAGATGCTCGCGAGCTGGGGCTACAGGGTTTCCTCCTTTACCGGCAGCGTCGCCGCGCTCGAAACCTTCCGGGCGACCCCGGACAGCTTCGATCTCGTGATAACCGATCTTACGATGCCCTCCCTCACCGGCAAGGAGCTTTTGAAAAACATCCTCGATACGCGGCCCGGCGCGAAAGTGATACTTTGCACCGGCTACAGCGACATAATGGATATCGAGCAGGCCGGAGTGCTCGGGGCGAAGGCTTTTCTCCTTAAGCCGATAGACTGGGATAACCTCTCCAGACTGATAGAGGAAATTCTCTCGGACACGCCGAAAAACCACTTTTGA